The segment CAACCTGAGAAATATCGATGTTTCCAGCAAAAGTATAGGTGAGGATGGAATCAGGCATAATTGTGCCTGTATAGGTTTCTGTAAAAATATCACCTTCGTTGAGTTGGTAACTGAAATCGGGATCGATGACGGGCTCAAGGCCGAAATTTTTTACTTTGATGGTAACGCCAAGGCTTGTGAGCTCCATGCATGACTGGAATAATCCCCATGTAACTGAAGGGACATCCAGCATCATCGCGTCTGTTCCATAGCAATTTAAAGTTCCTGCGGTTTTTTGGATGGCAATTGCCCGTTGCCCGACAGATCCATCTGGTGCATGGGCACTTACGCTGAACCAATGAATTTGTGATGCGCTTACACCTTGGACGATGAAAGAGTTGGTCGAGGTTGTGCCAATGGGGTCCATATATTTTTGTCCAAGCTTGTAAATAGTATATCCAGATGCGCCATACACCTCGTTCCAGCTAAGATGCAGATCATTTTCACACGCCCAGTCAACAGACAGTCCGGTTGGTACAGGCACAATAGTTAAAGGAGCATTTGTTTGGGAGACAGATTCACCGCGCGAAATTCTGACCCACGCCTCACCGGTCATGGTTGAAGGAACGATCCAGTTGTAATAGCGAACATTACCGGCAATATCATTTCTGATCATTTGCCACGTATCGCCGTTATCCAACGAATATTCGAGCACAAAAATACCCTCAGTCCCCGGAGCATCCCACCGGATCATTTCTTCAGCTCCCGGAACGAGTTTTTCGCCTCCATAGGGATAAGTAAGAACAATTTCATCAGGGATAAAGTCATAAATGACATAATAGGTTTGTGGTCCCTGTGGCACTGTCGAGCCGGTCACTGACAATGTATATTGACCTGGTTCCGGCGAAGTAAGCGTAACCTGTTCCTGGTTATTTCTAACATCAATGCCGCGCACAGCAGTCTTATTGAGGCTGTCAGGATTTGGATAATGGCTGAGCACCCATGGCAACCATTCGGATGAGGAGGGATCTGTTACTTTAATGTCGAGATTATTAACCAATGCCCAGTTAGTGTTGACTGTTGACTCGAAATCTACCCAATAAACCATCACACGCATTTCGGCTGTGTTTTCAGGAACAATAAACTGATGTTCGATGGTTTGTCCATTTGCAATAGTTGCTGAATCGTATCGGCCTTCTTCCAATACCTGAACTGCTCTTAAACCGTTAATTCTGCCGAAGCCATAACGGAAGTCTGGTCCAGGGTTCCCAAGGTCATCGGCGGTGTTCATCACCAAAGCTTTCATCATTCCACCCGTAGGGTCTGCGCCGCCATTTAATTCACGGTGTGCCTGAAAGAGTTGTGTGATCACACCGGCTACCCCGGGGCATGACATGGAAGTCCCGGTTTTAAAGCCATAATTGTTTGGATTGATGGTAGAGTACACGCTTGTTCCTTTAGCTGAAATCTCAGGTTTAATACGCCCGTCATGAGCAGGGCCGCGACTGCTGGAACTTGACAATCCGTCGGTAGAGTTCAGATTAGCCACAGCGATGACGTTTTTGGCTGCTTTGTGGCCACCTGTGATATTTCCCCAGCCCGCTCCGGCGCCGTATCCGCAGTTATCAGCCCCGGCATTTCCAGCAGAGAAAACATGCAATAATCTGGTGTAAAGGCGCATCTGCTGGTCCATTGTTCGGGTTAACGTGGTATAACCCGCATTACAACCATCGCTGTAGGAAGTGGATGAAACCCTGATTTGGTTTGAGCCGTAATGTGCTGGAATATTGTTGAAACCCGCATAATTGGAAGCACTGTAATTATAGAGGTTTGCTCCGAAAGCATTACCCCGGGTTGTGGGGTCAATGTTTCCCCCTCCCATGATGATACCTGCACAGTGATCACCGTGGTCGCCAATATTGTTTCCCATGTATTGGGCCAAGACCCGCCCTTCATAATCAATGTGAGGACCGATAACCCCATCATCCTGAAGCATTACGTTTACACCTGACCCGTCATAATGACGACCAGTTGAAAAATCATTGGCTACTGTATTGGAACGATGCAATGTTCTGCCTGTATAATTATCCGGTACGGGAGTGGGGTACACTGGCTCGAGATAAACAACAAAAGGCAGTTGTGAAAGCATTGAAATATCTTCAATTGGGGTGATTATATGCACATACTTGCTGAAATCATTCCGATCTTTTACATCATACCCCTGGTTTGTCAGCGCAGCCAAAACCTTTTCAGGATCTAAATTTGAGAAATAGCTGAGCAACAGTTCAATTTTTCCATCCTCACGAAGCGAATGTTCCGGAAACTCATGGGTAAAGAGTGACGGCGCCAGCTTTATCGCATCAGTAACAGAAACAATGCTCCTGATATTTCCTGTCGTGAGTGCTATGGAGACAAACCCGCTTTGAAAAGCTGCAAAATAGCCGTAATGTGGAATATAATCCAGGAGGAGGATCCCGCCAGCCGAAAGGTTTTGACGCTCTGAATCAGTGGGGATCTGATAAAACTGGATAATAGCGAAAAACTGGTTTTCAAAAAGCTGATCTTCAGTTATGGCAGGTGATGCTGCAAAATCGACTACGTTTTCAACAGGAGTGAACGTTTGATTTTTGAAATGCAATTGGTAGTCAGGCTGATTTTGAGCTGTTAAAAATGTTGCAGCAAAAAGGCACAAAGCTGTTAAAGTCGCAAACAGGTTGACAGATTGAAATTTCTTCATCTTTAGTTTAGTTATTTAGTGGAACAAAGCGCCAAAAATATAATAATTCTAAATAAGGACTACTTAAAAGTAAATTGTTGGCCTTAAATGGGCAATTTTTAGGAAAAGTTAATAAATCGGGCACTGCTGAGCATAAATAAGAAACCGGGGAATTGAAAAAAGTTACCTGTTGAAAATCTGCCTGAAACTTTGGGAAATGGCCCTGAACAATAGCAGACATAATTGGTGTATCATTTTTGAGGGTACATTTTATACCGGCCTAAAAAACACCTATTTGTTAAAAATATGTTAATCTTTGTTTTCCATACATGGAATTATCTACATTTGTCCGCTCATATTTTCATTAAAAAATCATTTAGTATGAAAAAGTTTGTCTACCTGATCATTCTGCTATTAGTGCTGCATTGGCCGGCCTTTTCACAAACTACCGTCATCAACGAAAATTTTGAAACTGATCTGATCGACTGGCAGTTTGAGGGAAACTGGTTTCATGAACCAGGCTACATTTTTATGTACTATCATCCTATAACCTACGATTACGATTTTTGGGTAATATCTCCTGAATTTGATGTCCCTGCAAGTGGTGGAGATTTAATCATCAACCATTTCATTGATGTTTACATGACAAATGTCACCGATGAAAAGTGCGAAATCAGCATCATTCATAATGGAGAAGAAGATGTTGTTTGGGAATATGCACTCACAGAAGGCGCCTGGGGAAGCATATTCGGAACCGATATGCTGATTCCTTTGGATGAATTTGTCGGTGAGACGGTTCAGCTGAAGATGAGGTCTTATGGCGCCAAGTCGAATGCGCTCTGGGGTTGGTTTATCTTTAATGTAAATCTCACGACATTTTTTGACCACGATCTTGCAGCCATTCAACTAACCGGACCTGGAAGCCTAAATCCCAATCAGACCGGGACATGGTTGCTTAATGTGAAGAACCTTGGATTGAACCCTGCATCAGATTTCTCGCTAAAGCTTTTTAGCTATAAGGAAAATGAAGAATTGGCCAGCGCTACATACAGCGGAACAATTCAGCCGGGAAACTCAGCGGACGTTCCGGTAAACTGGAATTCAGACATGATTCATAATTCTGTTTTGTATGCCGTAATTGACCATACCGCCGATCAATATTCAAAAAATAACGCATCCAAGGGGCAGTTTGTAAGAATTAGTCCTCCTCAGGATTTCAATGTGATGTTGTGGGACAACGACAATGGTATAGCCACCATTGCAAATCCTGAAACAGGTGTGCTTGAGCAGCCCAACATGGGTATCGAAAAAGCACTGCAGGCTGCCGGTATCCAATACTCGAAGTTTTCGAACCTTCCGGCTGACCTTGGCCAGTATGATGTCATTCTGGTCACGATGGGTTGTTATTGTCTGAGCTGAGGTATGACCCCGCCCGGTACTGTAAATGCAACAGACCAGGCCAGGCTCGTTGATTACCTCAACAATTACAATGGAAATCTTTATATCGAAAGTACAAAACTCGGATATGACCACTTTGGCACAAGCATGATGGCACAGTTTGGAATAAAATTCCAGGATCATGGCGATGTGTATGAAGTTCAGGCCATCGAATCCAAAGATCAAGACCTGCTGGCGAACATTAACTATGTTTATGCCGGAGGCGACTCTCCGCACTACATTGTTGACCGTTTGATCCCCACCGGTGCAACTTTACTCTACTCCTCCGAAGACAACTACCAACGGATATTTTTTTATAACCCCGACGATCAGTACAAAGTCATTTCATCTTCTGTTGTGTTTGGCGCGCTTAAGGATGGTGACAGCTTAAGCATGAAGCCTTATCTTATGGCCGAGATGATCAATTATTTGATGGGATCAGGAACTACTACGAGCCTCTTTGAAGCCTTTGGAAATACTGATGAATTTGCTGTTTCCGCTTACCCGAACCCTTTCAGCAACCAAATCAACATTGGTTTTGATCTGCAGCAAGGCAGTCAGGTGTATATCCGGATTTACGATCATTCAGGACGTGTTGTCAAAGAATTGGTCAACGGTCAATTACCTGCCGGAAATCATTCATTCACCTGGAACGGGCAAAGCAATACAGGATTTAAGCTTGATGACGGACTTTATGTTTACAAAATTGAATTTGACGAACAAGTCAGATCAGGAAAGATAGTATTGACAAGATAATCCATAAATTAAAGTAGATACTGAGGATGCCTGGATCAAGTCCTGGCATCCTCCTTTTTTTTTCAATTCAGCCATTCAAATTGATTTTGATGGGATTTCCCGCAAAATAGTTTTCATTTTATCAATGAGTCCAGTCTAAAAAGCTTTCAAACTGCTGATTTTTACTCCTGACCCAAAAGGGAGATCTTTAAAAATCAGCAGTTTATAAAAGTCCCCTTTAAGGGGTTTTGGGGTAAATTTTTTTTTAGACCGGATTCATCAATTGTTGCGCTGCTTGAACAAACCCCTCCACATCTTGCAGGGTTGTGTCAAAAGAACACATCAGACGAACTTCGTTTTCAGCTTCGTTCCAAACATGAAAAAAATATGCTTCCTGCAATTTTGGAATCAAATCCCCGGGCATGATAGCGAATACACCATTGGCCTCAACCGGTCTGCTCAATGTGATGCCACTTACTGCGGGCAGGCGTTCTCCAAGTAATTTTGCCATCCGGTTTGCATTTTCGGCGTTGCGTTTCCACAGGTCGTTTTCGAGATAGGCCAGGAATTGAACGATGATAAACCTCATTTTGCTGGCCAGTTGCATGCCTTGTTTGCGGTTGTACTGAAATCCCTCAGCCAGTGATTTGTTCAGGAAAACGACGGCTTCTCCGAACATCAGTCCGTTCTTGGTGCCTCCAAATGAGAGGACATCCACCCCGCAATCAGCGGTCATTTCGCCAAAGCTGCAACCCAATGCTACGGCTGCATTAGCAATACGTGCGCCGTCCATATGCAGGTACATATTGTTGGTATGTGCAAAATCAGCAAGTGCTTTGATTTCTTTAAGGTTGTAAAGTGTTCCCATTTCGGTCGCCTGTGAGATACTGATCAACCTTGGCTGAACATGGTGCTGGAAGCCAAAACTGTTAAGAAACGGCTCAACCTGCGATGGTTTAATCTTACCGTCTTCGCAGTGAACAGTCAATAATTTCCCGCCTGTGAATTTTTCCGGAGCACCAGCTTCATCTTCATTCAGATGTGCCGAATGAGGCGTTACCACTGCTTCCCAAGAGCGGAGCAATTGCTGCACCGAAAGTACGTTTGCGCCGGTGCCATTGTAAACGAAAAAAACCTGGATCTCGTCACCAAAAATTTCCTGAAACCGTTGCTGTGCCAGCCCCATCAGGGGATCATTTTCGCCATAGGCAGGATGATGACCATAATTAACGGTGGATAAAGCCTGCATCACTTCGGGCGACACTCCCGACCAATTGTCGCTTGCAAAACCTTTACGGTAAGGAGGCATATAGTTTGTCATTGCTTTGGATTTGCTGTAAACAAATTACCCAGTATTTTTTAAAGGATGGTTGGTAAACCCGGTTAAGTAAATGTATCGAATGTGCTTCTCCTTAAAATTTGTAAGCGTTTTCTTCGATCAGGTAATTGGCAATCCGCCGGCGTGCTTCTTTGGTGTTCACAGGTTTTACAGATGTCAGTTTGCTAATATGGCACATCAGCTTCTCGCGGTAGTCCTGGTTTTCAGCAAAAGAGTTTATGGCATCTTTCCCACATTTGTGAATGATATCGGCAGCGTCGTAAATGAAAACATCCACAATATCTTTATAAATACTCAAAGCTCCGGCGCCTTTAAGACTTTCAAGCTTTTCAAGGCGGAGCATCGCTGATTCTGAAGCATAAACCTGCATGATCATGTCCGAAATATTGAACAGGATTTCCTGCTCGTTGGTTAAGCTGCGCTGGAAAACTTCTGAAACTTCGCCAAGGAGAATTAAAGCTGCTTTTTTGAAGTTCATGATAAAATGCCGTTTCTCTCCGAAATAGTCTACAGGAACCACCTCCGTTTTTGGTTCCTCCATACCTTTAAGTATAGATTTGGAGTACCTGCTGACATCAAAACCTTCTTTCAGTGATTTCTTGATGGTGGTATCCACTACCAGCATTCGGTTAATCTCATTGGTACCTTCAAAAATACGGTTGATCCTTGAATCGCGATAAGCCCGGTCTACCGGAGTTTCGGACGAAAAGCCCATTCCACCGAAAATCTGAACGGCTTCGTCAACGATGAAGCTCAACGCTTCGGAGCCAAATACTTTGAGGAAAGCAGCTTCGATGGCATACTGAGCAATCCCTTCAATTGATGCTTTACTTTTTGGGTATCCTTCTTCGAGCAGTTTCTCGATCGTGTCGTCAATCAGTTGGCCAACGCGGTAAACCGATGCTTCTGTTACCCAGGTTTTAATAACCTGTTCGGCCATCTTGTGCTTGATAGCGCCAAATTCTGAGATTGATTTGCCGAACTGCTTGCGCTCGTTGGCATAGTTCACCGATTGTGTAATGGCACGTTTTGCTGCTCCGAGCACTGTTCCCCCCAG is part of the Bacteroidales bacterium genome and harbors:
- a CDS encoding low specificity L-threonine aldolase — its product is MPPYRKGFASDNWSGVSPEVMQALSTVNYGHHPAYGENDPLMGLAQQRFQEIFGDEIQVFFVYNGTGANVLSVQQLLRSWEAVVTPHSAHLNEDEAGAPEKFTGGKLLTVHCEDGKIKPSQVEPFLNSFGFQHHVQPRLISISQATEMGTLYNLKEIKALADFAHTNNMYLHMDGARIANAAVALGCSFGEMTADCGVDVLSFGGTKNGLMFGEAVVFLNKSLAEGFQYNRKQGMQLASKMRFIIVQFLAYLENDLWKRNAENANRMAKLLGERLPAVSGITLSRPVEANGVFAIMPGDLIPKLQEAYFFHVWNEAENEVRLMCSFDTTLQDVEGFVQAAQQLMNPV
- a CDS encoding acyl-CoA dehydrogenase family protein — encoded protein: MAKDNILRGGEFLIRESEAKDVFIPEEFTEEQKMIAQTCSDFLESFVYPNLDRIDSQEEGLMKHLLQKSGELGLLGISVPAEYEGFDQSFVTSMLASEYMGAGYSFSVAYSAHTGIGSLPIVYYGNDEQKQKYLPSLATGALTSAYCLTEPNSGSDANSGKTRAVLSEDGKFYILNGQKMWITNGGFADIMTVFAKIDNDRVLSAFIVERAFPGIVFNPEEKKMGIKGSSTVQIFFNDCRVPVENLLGARGEGFRIALNILHMGRIKLGGTVLGAAKRAITQSVNYANERKQFGKSISEFGAIKHKMAEQVIKTWVTEASVYRVGQLIDDTIEKLLEEGYPKSKASIEGIAQYAIEAAFLKVFGSEALSFIVDEAVQIFGGMGFSSETPVDRAYRDSRINRIFEGTNEINRMLVVDTTIKKSLKEGFDVSRYSKSILKGMEEPKTEVVPVDYFGEKRHFIMNFKKAALILLGEVSEVFQRSLTNEQEILFNISDMIMQVYASESAMLRLEKLESLKGAGALSIYKDIVDVFIYDAADIIHKCGKDAINSFAENQDYREKLMCHISKLTSVKPVNTKEARRRIANYLIEENAYKF
- a CDS encoding S8 family serine peptidase, which produces MKKFQSVNLFATLTALCLFAATFLTAQNQPDYQLHFKNQTFTPVENVVDFAASPAITEDQLFENQFFAIIQFYQIPTDSERQNLSAGGILLLDYIPHYGYFAAFQSGFVSIALTTGNIRSIVSVTDAIKLAPSLFTHEFPEHSLREDGKIELLLSYFSNLDPEKVLAALTNQGYDVKDRNDFSKYVHIITPIEDISMLSQLPFVVYLEPVYPTPVPDNYTGRTLHRSNTVANDFSTGRHYDGSGVNVMLQDDGVIGPHIDYEGRVLAQYMGNNIGDHGDHCAGIIMGGGNIDPTTRGNAFGANLYNYSASNYAGFNNIPAHYGSNQIRVSSTSYSDGCNAGYTTLTRTMDQQMRLYTRLLHVFSAGNAGADNCGYGAGAGWGNITGGHKAAKNVIAVANLNSTDGLSSSSSRGPAHDGRIKPEISAKGTSVYSTINPNNYGFKTGTSMSCPGVAGVITQLFQAHRELNGGADPTGGMMKALVMNTADDLGNPGPDFRYGFGRINGLRAVQVLEEGRYDSATIANGQTIEHQFIVPENTAEMRVMVYWVDFESTVNTNWALVNNLDIKVTDPSSSEWLPWVLSHYPNPDSLNKTAVRGIDVRNNQEQVTLTSPEPGQYTLSVTGSTVPQGPQTYYVIYDFIPDEIVLTYPYGGEKLVPGAEEMIRWDAPGTEGIFVLEYSLDNGDTWQMIRNDIAGNVRYYNWIVPSTMTGEAWVRISRGESVSQTNAPLTIVPVPTGLSVDWACENDLHLSWNEVYGASGYTIYKLGQKYMDPIGTTSTNSFIVQGVSASQIHWFSVSAHAPDGSVGQRAIAIQKTAGTLNCYGTDAMMLDVPSVTWGLFQSCMELTSLGVTIKVKNFGLEPVIDPDFSYQLNEGDIFTETYTGTIMPDSILTYTFAGNIDISQVGSYVLKSWIVYAPDQNPGNNELITNFEVIEGVSMAPGNLQTMEEFELCLPAPICELYTCNLADGWINLTNQVLDDVDWRTWRGGTYSFETGPSADHTTGDPLGQYLYLEPSVGCYFKEAVLSLPCIDLTNGQSPALSLWYHAYGSDMGRLHVDLFDGTQIIRDIVPPVVGNQGDEWHELIVDLAPWNGSVIGLRIRGYTGSGEKSDMAIDDIAITDITSVDNIRSTETQVQVYPNPGKGMFNVSLLEIPAGDYQLTVTDISGKTVHSDNVKVSDNQFTKSLNLTKLTSGVYLLEVKSGTKSYQTKLQIR
- a CDS encoding T9SS type A sorting domain-containing protein encodes the protein MTPPGTVNATDQARLVDYLNNYNGNLYIESTKLGYDHFGTSMMAQFGIKFQDHGDVYEVQAIESKDQDLLANINYVYAGGDSPHYIVDRLIPTGATLLYSSEDNYQRIFFYNPDDQYKVISSSVVFGALKDGDSLSMKPYLMAEMINYLMGSGTTTSLFEAFGNTDEFAVSAYPNPFSNQINIGFDLQQGSQVYIRIYDHSGRVVKELVNGQLPAGNHSFTWNGQSNTGFKLDDGLYVYKIEFDEQVRSGKIVLTR